Proteins from one Malaya genurostris strain Urasoe2022 chromosome 2, Malgen_1.1, whole genome shotgun sequence genomic window:
- the LOC131430573 gene encoding uncharacterized protein LOC131430573: MLVKLVIGGFFRIAMLTGIFPLHLRHVRIPSYKFRGESALLECQYELANGNQYFRDRPDYRGSRTHSTNDDYYNDSDGVGARSGTGNGAYGEKIYSVKWYKDNEEFYRYVPSANPPIKSYKIDGIRVDPNHSDNTKVLLRALTLKSSGLYRCEISAEAPSFDSVQGEGRMDVIYIPKDGPHINGDVDRHSYSMGETLELNCTSGRSYPASTLQWYLNDQLVTDPGMLVPYPRFQNAHGLIISYLGLNVVVGPHHYENGILRIKCVASLSPVLWREGKESILQWEQPTIDNREAMLLVRSGTNAHRSSSCLLLLAGLAVGLLAYLL; the protein is encoded by the exons GCATCTTTCCACTGCATCTGCGCCACGTTCGAATTCCATCCTACAAATTCCGCGGTGAGTCCGCCCTGCTCGAGTGTCAGTACGAGCTGGCCAACGGGAATCAGTATTTCCGGGATCGACCGGATTATCGTGGATCCCGCACACATTCGACTAACGATGACTACTACAATGACAGCGATGGCGTAGGGGCTAGATCCGGAACGGGAAATGGCGCTTACGGAGAGAAGATCTACTCGGTTAAGTGGTACAAGGACAACGAAGAATTCTACCGGTACGTTCCGTCGGCGAATCCGCCGATCAAAAGCTACAAAATTGATGGTATTCGGGTCGATCCCAACCATTCGGACAACACGAAAGTGCTGCTGCGAGCACTAACACTAAAATCTTCCGGCCTGTACCGATGTGAAATATCGGCGGAAGCACCCAGTTTTGATTCAGTCCAGGGCGAAGGACGAATGGATGTGATAT ACATTCCAAAGGACGGCCCACACATCAACGGTGATGTCGATCGCCACTCCTACAGCATGGGAGAAACGCTGGAACTCAACTGCACATCCGGTCGGTCCTATCCGGCATCCACCTTGCAGTGGTACCTCAACGATCAACTGGTCACCGATCCGGGCATGTTGGTTCCGTACCCGCGCTTTCAGAATGCCCACGGTCTGATCATCAGCTATCTGGGGCTGAATGTGGTGGTTGGACCTCATCACTATGAAAACGGCATACTGAGAATCAAATGCGTGGCCAGTCTGTCACCGGTGCTGTGGCGTGAGGGCAAAGAAAGTATACTGCAGTGGGAACAACCCACCATCGACAATCGGGAAGCGATGCTGCTCG taaGAAGTGGCACCAACGCGCATCGATCGAGCAGCTGCTTGCTTCTACTCGCTGGCTTAGCGGTAGGTTTGTTAGCGTATTTGTTATGA